GCAAAGTCAGGCTCATAGACTCTAGAGCGTACCCTTATAGGCTTCTCATCTACTCGTATAAAAGCATTCATAGGTGCACCCATTCTAGCCGCACCAAAATGAGGAAAAGCATAAGCAAACTTCTGTTGTTTAAAATAGGCACTGCCCAGAATAACCACTGTTGTGATAGCACCCTGGCCTGCTCTGGCATATACCGTCACTTCTTTCATCTTTCCTCCTTATATGAATTATATGGTGCTCTGAGCGCTTCTATTAATCAGCCCCATCAAAATTGGCGTCGACAAACTCCTGAGGCAATAAGTCTTTGGCCTGCTTCTTAATAGCCGCCGGCTTAATGAACTTACCTACTGCCTCTTTTGTACCTTTGATATTGAGCTGTTTAAAAAGAAAATCAAACTCTTCTTCAAGTTTTGATGCAATATCATTTTTTATATTTTTATCAACACAATGTATCTTCTGTTTAAAATTACCCAGAGCCTGCTTTCTAACTTTGTACAAGAACTGCTCTTCTGTCTGGCCTTCCTTCCAATCAGACTTGAAATTCTCTTTCAACCAATCATAGATCTCGGTCTTTAAATCAGAAGGCATATTGTCATAGATAATATTCTGAAACTGTGTAGCTAAATGTATCTCTGCGGCAGCTGTCTCGGGGAATTTATTGAAAGCCTCTTTAGGTAAGGTGGATGCGCCATGTTGAACAGCACCTGCCATCTCATAACTCTTCTTTGAAATTTCAGATAACTCTTTAAGGGTGTCAAAGTCTACTTTGACTTCAGCAACGCTACCGTCAGGAAGAACAACACCGCCATGCGTAGTTCCAGTCTGAATACTAATCTTGCTTATCCCCTCACAGCTTCCTTCTAAAAGCTCTAAGTATCCCTTCATAAATGCATTTAAATCTTCAGAAGTTGAGTTCTTGCTTCCAACCTCACCTATCTCCCCGCCTATAGAGACCGTTACACCCTCTATCTCCTGAGATCTGATATATTTAGTTAGTTCAGATGTAACCCAGCAATTATGTTCCTGCTGCTCATCGAGCACCTCTTTGGAGAGATCTACAAGCGTCGATGCGTCTATATCTATATTGTAAAAACCTCCCTGTATTGATTCACTTATAAACTTCTTTATCTCAGACAAAGCTTTCTCTTTGTTTGTCTGAAAATCGCTCAGCTTAACTTGGAAATGGTCCCCTTGTACAAAAACGCAACCTTTATAACCTTCTTTAATAGCTGCGGCAAGACAGACTGCGGTATACTCCAGCGGACGCTGCCCTGTATAGCCCATCTCAGATCTTGCAATTTCAAATATAAAAGCAGCTGCGTCTATCTTTCCAGCTGCGCGAAATACCGCTCTGGCAGTATCATATGTTAATGTGCGCAGATTCATAGCCGGAACTGTAAATCCTGAAGCTTCACCTCTACCTATAGCCTTGTAGAGATCATGTATAGAAGCAGGGTAGATACCGCTCTGTCCTGCTAATTCCCAGATTACAGCAGCATACCCTGCCTTCTTTTTAATATCATCTTCAAATATAATGCTCTCCAGCAACTTATCAATGCCTTCTGCCATAAGAACTCCTTCATCTTCAATAACTAGACTCCCGCCTTCAAACCTAACTCCAGCAATACTCATTTTAAGCTCGCTCATTATTCTACCTCCAAAACTCTGTTATATTAAATTAGCTCGTTCCAATATTTTTGGAACTGATTCTGCTTTACCTAATGTCATAATATGAACACCGTGGGAAAATTGCTTTAATTCTACGATTAATCTAGCTGCTATTTCGATACCTTTTTCAGCCTCATCCTTAGCATCCTTAAGTTCAGCTATTATCTCCTTGGGAACATTGACTCCGCTTACATGCTTGTTCATATACTTTGCCATCTTAACTGACTTAAGGACTATAATTCCTGCCAAAATATAGACATCAAGACCCTTTGTCTCTTCATAAAAACTCTTAAACTTATCAACGCTATAGACAGCTTGAGACTGCAAGAATCTAGCACCCGCTTTGATCTTCTTCTTTGTCTTAACAAATTCAAGTTCAAAAGGATCAGCCTCCGGAAAAGAGGCTGCTCCTACAAAGAAATCTGTAGGCTTATTAAGTTTATTACCTGAAGAATCGACTCCCTTGTTCAATCCGGATATTATATCTAGGAGCTGAACAGAATCAATATCAAAGACAGCTTTAGCCTGAGGATGATCCCCATTTTCAATTGCATCTCCTGTAAGAGCAAGCACATTCTTAATACCTAAAATAGAAGCTCCAAGCAATTCAGATTGTATTGCAACTCTATTTCTATCTCTTGTTGTTATCTGATATATCGGCTCAACTCCGCTCTCCATGAGAACCTTCGCTATTGCAAGCGGCGAAGCCTTCATAACAGAGCTCTGGTTATCGGTAATATTTACCGCATCAACGGAATCTCTATAAATATCTGCCTCTCTCCTTATCTCAGTGATATCGGTCCCCTTAGGCGGAGCTACCTCAGCAGTAATAACATACTTACCATTTTTTAAAGATTCTCTTAATTCACTCATTATTTTCTCCAAGACAAAAACCTGGATTTGAAAAATTAATCCTTATCCAACCTCTCCCAATTAATATCATAAACACTGGCCAACTCTTTAAGTTCGGGAGTCAGTTCGAAGTTGCTTCTAATAATAGTCGCTATATTATTTTGTACAATGTATCTGTAATAGTCAATCTTTAAGTTAAGCATCTCTTGATGAAATCTCCTTAATATGGTCACATTCCCTGAGAGAGGGTCTACTAAAATCTCTTCCGATATCTCAGAAGCTATCTCTGCAACCATTATGCTAACTGCATCCATGTCCATCTCAAGACGCATCTTATCTATCTTTAAAAATAACCTCTTAAGGTCTTCTATGGCTTTAAAATCACGACTGCTTTTAAAGAGAAGTAGGCTCTCCTTAATCTGATTATGAACAATGCTGGCCCCTAAAAGATGCATCTCATAGGGCAACAATAAGCCTATATCTCTATACTCTTCCATCAGCTCTACATTATTATCCCAAATATCTCCCAATACATTAAATATACTGTCTTTTTTGGCTCTAAAAATGTGCTCTAATATTCTCTCCTGCTCTCCTGGATAGATATCTTTGACCTTATAACAGCCATCGGGAAAGAAACGGCTGAACATCTCTTTCAACCTCTTCTTATCTGATATCCAGACCCCATCTTGAAATCTCTCTTCTATCTCTTTATATACCCCTTCTTCAAAATCTCTTAAAAAACATTCTCTCTCCCCGCCTCTAGTCTTAAGCAATATATATATCTTCTCAGACTCACCCAGAGAGATTCTATCTTTTATAGCAATGCGTCCAAACTCCAACTCATCATCCCCTTGGGTAATCTTCTGCTCATTACGCTTCTCTATCTTAAACTTATAAAAGCCGCCTTCATCGTTAAAAAAAGAGCTCTTTATAAGATAGCTGGATAGATAATTATCCCAACCCTGAATTTGGGGCTTCACAAACCTCTCATAGACAACCCTGCCATTACCGAGCTCCTCTAAGTTGCTCTTGGCTAACTGCAGCTTCTCTAAAAAGCCTTGCTCCAAATCAACACCTGAGGCCTCTTTGGCTAACTGCATCGCTCTAGCTGCATATCGTAAGTTCTGCACAGGCTCAATACCGGATATCTCATCAAAAAACCAGCCACAGCTTGTATAGTAAAGCATCCTCATATGTTCCATCTCAAGCAGCCTGAAGGCCTGAGGTGATCTCTTTCTATCTTTACAATGTTTATCTATGAACTCAGATACAACCTTATCAGAAGGCTCTATAATTACTTGAATAAAATCATTTCTAGCTTCCCAAGGATCATTTAAAACCTCTTTGCCTTGATCGATGAATATCTTATCTATCTCGCCTCTAAGCCAATCTAAGGCGTCTCTTAGAGGTTTTCTCCAGCTCTGATTCCACCCAGGCCTATCAACTGTTCTGCATCCACAATCATCATGCCAGCGTCCAACGCCATGAGAACAACTCCAGGAAGTGCCCAGCCCATCTTCCCCTTCTTTTATTAAAGCTTCATATTCCGGAGGGTTTTTCTCTAAAAAACTTCCGTAATTAAGAGTCTCAATCCCTTCTGAAGGTAATTCATATTTCATAAGATAAGCAAGACACATCTCGCTAAAAGGATGGTGATGCCCAAAAGTCTCTCCATCTGTTGCAATAGAGACCAGATTGCCTGTGCCATAAGAAGATGAGATCCTCTTAGCACAAGATTGAGCGCTATGCATTATATGCTGAAAAGATATTGCATGAGAGATATCACCTTGATAGAAGAAACAATCTATAAATTCGGTCTTATCCTGTCCTAAAAATATCCTATAAGGCACCCCTATATTGACAGAGCCATCTGAAACATCCTGCCACTGCTTCTGATTTAACTTTCTGATTTTACTCACTTGATTAGGAGCTAAGATTACATATTTAATATTATATTTTTTAAGATATTTAAGCGTATCATAGTTGCAAGCTGTCTCCGGCAGCCAAATTCCCTCGCTTGCACGGCCAAAGATATGCTCAAAAAATTTCAGCCCCCAACAAAGCTGAGTATCCTTGTCTTTATCATCAGCCAAAGGCATAATCATATGATTGTAAGGCTGAGCTATGGCATTGCCATGGCCGTTGTTCATCTCTCTGCTCTCTAGGTCAGCCGTTTTAATAAAATCTATAAATCGAGGATGCTTATCTCTTAACCAAAGAAGTAAAGTAGGTCCAAAATCAAAATTTATGTAGGAATAATTATTTTTTATCTGGATTACCTTGCCATCTCTATCAAAAATCCTAGCGGTTGCATTGGGGAGATAGCACTCCCAGTAGATCCTCTCATTCCAATCATGGCTGGGATAAGCAGAGTCCTGGCGGGATAGATTCATCCACCAAGGATCTTCTCTAGGAGGCTGATAAAAATGTCCGTGAAGGACAAAAAATTTACTCATTTAAATAGGCCTATTCTTCAGTTTCTTTAAATATACTTAATACTTCTTCTTTAGATTCAGCCAAAAGAAGCTTTTTCCTAAAGTATTCCTTTTTAAGCAGCCTGCTCAACTGAGCAAGAGTTTTAAGATAATTACCTACATCATC
This genomic window from Candidatus Kaelpia aquatica contains:
- a CDS encoding class II fructose-bisphosphate aldolase, with amino-acid sequence MSELKMSIAGVRFEGGSLVIEDEGVLMAEGIDKLLESIIFEDDIKKKAGYAAVIWELAGQSGIYPASIHDLYKAIGRGEASGFTVPAMNLRTLTYDTARAVFRAAGKIDAAAFIFEIARSEMGYTGQRPLEYTAVCLAAAIKEGYKGCVFVQGDHFQVKLSDFQTNKEKALSEIKKFISESIQGGFYNIDIDASTLVDLSKEVLDEQQEHNCWVTSELTKYIRSQEIEGVTVSIGGEIGEVGSKNSTSEDLNAFMKGYLELLEGSCEGISKISIQTGTTHGGVVLPDGSVAEVKVDFDTLKELSEISKKSYEMAGAVQHGASTLPKEAFNKFPETAAAEIHLATQFQNIIYDNMPSDLKTEIYDWLKENFKSDWKEGQTEEQFLYKVRKQALGNFKQKIHCVDKNIKNDIASKLEEEFDFLFKQLNIKGTKEAVGKFIKPAAIKKQAKDLLPQEFVDANFDGAD
- a CDS encoding methylenetetrahydrofolate reductase, coding for MSELRESLKNGKYVITAEVAPPKGTDITEIRREADIYRDSVDAVNITDNQSSVMKASPLAIAKVLMESGVEPIYQITTRDRNRVAIQSELLGASILGIKNVLALTGDAIENGDHPQAKAVFDIDSVQLLDIISGLNKGVDSSGNKLNKPTDFFVGAASFPEADPFELEFVKTKKKIKAGARFLQSQAVYSVDKFKSFYEETKGLDVYILAGIIVLKSVKMAKYMNKHVSGVNVPKEIIAELKDAKDEAEKGIEIAARLIVELKQFSHGVHIMTLGKAESVPKILERANLI
- a CDS encoding DUF3536 domain-containing protein encodes the protein MSKFFVLHGHFYQPPREDPWWMNLSRQDSAYPSHDWNERIYWECYLPNATARIFDRDGKVIQIKNNYSYINFDFGPTLLLWLRDKHPRFIDFIKTADLESREMNNGHGNAIAQPYNHMIMPLADDKDKDTQLCWGLKFFEHIFGRASEGIWLPETACNYDTLKYLKKYNIKYVILAPNQVSKIRKLNQKQWQDVSDGSVNIGVPYRIFLGQDKTEFIDCFFYQGDISHAISFQHIMHSAQSCAKRISSSYGTGNLVSIATDGETFGHHHPFSEMCLAYLMKYELPSEGIETLNYGSFLEKNPPEYEALIKEGEDGLGTSWSCSHGVGRWHDDCGCRTVDRPGWNQSWRKPLRDALDWLRGEIDKIFIDQGKEVLNDPWEARNDFIQVIIEPSDKVVSEFIDKHCKDRKRSPQAFRLLEMEHMRMLYYTSCGWFFDEISGIEPVQNLRYAARAMQLAKEASGVDLEQGFLEKLQLAKSNLEELGNGRVVYERFVKPQIQGWDNYLSSYLIKSSFFNDEGGFYKFKIEKRNEQKITQGDDELEFGRIAIKDRISLGESEKIYILLKTRGGERECFLRDFEEGVYKEIEERFQDGVWISDKKRLKEMFSRFFPDGCYKVKDIYPGEQERILEHIFRAKKDSIFNVLGDIWDNNVELMEEYRDIGLLLPYEMHLLGASIVHNQIKESLLLFKSSRDFKAIEDLKRLFLKIDKMRLEMDMDAVSIMVAEIASEISEEILVDPLSGNVTILRRFHQEMLNLKIDYYRYIVQNNIATIIRSNFELTPELKELASVYDINWERLDKD